Proteins encoded together in one Fibrobacter sp. UWR2 window:
- a CDS encoding glycosyltransferase family 2 protein has protein sequence MDSPLISVIVPVYNVERYLKVCVDSIIGQTYLNLEIILVDDGSPDKCPKICDEYAEFDNRIVVIHQKNGGLSVARNAGIDIAKGEFLTFIDGDDFVAKNYIELLFNGLLKSDADISIASFCAFAEGNPLEKMYDFLPFVEMAKDECFKRYGSLKAELSMPFISACNKIYKKELFNTIRFPVGKLYEDAFITYKMIDNAKKIAFTPSKLYFYRINPQSILGQSFREKHLEMVEAFHDGLDYFCQKGEGAIAEFFLPPLLMREIYCWWGTKKILKDEKMAKKLLNDYRSHCKKLKQSNLLLLIAFKLISICPWLYIMYRKISPAYFGDRR, from the coding sequence ATGGACTCCCCTTTAATAAGCGTTATTGTCCCTGTATACAATGTAGAACGGTACTTGAAAGTTTGTGTCGACAGCATTATTGGTCAAACATATTTAAACTTGGAAATTATTTTAGTAGACGATGGTTCGCCTGATAAATGTCCTAAGATATGTGATGAATATGCCGAATTTGATAATCGAATAGTAGTCATTCATCAAAAGAACGGGGGGTTGTCTGTAGCGCGAAATGCAGGAATTGATATTGCCAAAGGTGAATTTCTGACTTTCATAGATGGCGACGATTTCGTTGCTAAGAATTATATTGAGTTGTTATTTAATGGTTTGTTAAAATCGGATGCAGATATATCGATTGCTTCATTTTGTGCTTTTGCAGAAGGAAATCCTTTGGAAAAAATGTATGACTTTTTGCCCTTTGTTGAAATGGCAAAAGATGAATGTTTTAAGCGATACGGGTCATTGAAAGCGGAATTGTCAATGCCGTTTATTTCTGCCTGCAATAAAATATACAAGAAAGAATTGTTTAACACAATCAGGTTTCCTGTAGGAAAGTTATATGAAGATGCTTTCATTACTTATAAAATGATTGACAATGCCAAAAAAATAGCCTTTACCCCGTCTAAATTATATTTCTATCGTATAAACCCTCAAAGCATCCTTGGGCAATCCTTTAGAGAGAAACATCTTGAGATGGTAGAAGCTTTTCATGACGGGTTAGACTATTTTTGTCAAAAGGGGGAAGGGGCGATAGCCGAATTTTTTTTGCCGCCGTTGCTGATGCGAGAAATATATTGTTGGTGGGGGACGAAGAAAATTTTGAAAGATGAAAAAATGGCAAAAAAATTATTAAATGACTACAGGAGTCACTGTAAAAAGCTAAAACAATCAAACCTGTTGCTGCTTATCGCATTTAAGTTAATTTCCATTTGTCCATGGCTGTATATCATGTATAGAAAAATCAGTCCAGCTTATTTTGGAGATAGACGATGA
- a CDS encoding glycosyltransferase family 32 protein: MIPKIVHYCWLSDDPMPEESIRYINSWHQLLPDYRFILWNRDNFDIDSIPWVKEAFNSKKYAFAADFIRLWAVYNYGGFYLDSDIELKRSLNRLLESHVVFGYESPQKNGLEAGCFGAEPKNQFIGNCLSYYNNRHFISNDGSLDTKPLPSIMSKFITSEIKEHVFSYDFFTAMNQDTGAIEETSNTYAIHHFAGSWLSDFEKKIMTMTSCIHKIFGRNLFSKIVFIVGIFALRIKIFGVKKSLSYYRRQYFTAKKNTLEPIVSFFRDK; this comes from the coding sequence ATGATTCCAAAGATTGTTCACTATTGTTGGTTGAGTGATGACCCTATGCCAGAAGAATCCATCAGGTATATCAATTCCTGGCATCAACTCTTGCCTGACTATAGATTCATTCTCTGGAACAGGGATAACTTTGATATAGATTCAATACCTTGGGTCAAAGAAGCCTTCAATAGTAAGAAATACGCTTTTGCGGCGGACTTTATTAGGCTTTGGGCAGTCTATAATTATGGGGGGTTTTATTTAGATTCTGATATTGAATTAAAAAGATCCCTTAATAGACTTTTGGAAAGTCATGTTGTCTTTGGTTATGAAAGTCCACAAAAGAATGGTCTCGAAGCAGGTTGCTTTGGTGCCGAGCCAAAAAATCAATTTATCGGGAATTGCTTGTCTTATTACAATAATCGACATTTTATAAGTAACGACGGATCTCTTGATACGAAACCGTTGCCTTCAATAATGAGCAAATTTATTACTTCTGAAATAAAAGAACATGTTTTCTCGTATGATTTTTTTACGGCGATGAATCAAGATACTGGTGCGATTGAAGAAACGTCAAATACTTATGCAATTCACCATTTCGCTGGAAGTTGGCTGAGTGATTTTGAAAAAAAGATTATGACAATGACCTCTTGTATACATAAGATTTTCGGGAGAAATCTGTTCAGTAAAATCGTTTTTATTGTAGGTATATTTGCATTGAGAATAAAAATTTTTGGAGTAAAAAAATCCCTTTCGTACTATCGTCGGCAGTATTTTACGGCAAAAAAAAATACATTAGAACCGATAGTCTCTTTTTTTAGAGATAAATGA